From Gimesia panareensis, the proteins below share one genomic window:
- a CDS encoding molybdopterin oxidoreductase family protein: MSIIDQSKLSSLIHQKEGHLTRELLLSPGGFGLGKVPEKNLPDATTQMVCGFCGTGCNLNIHLKNGEGVCISPTTEYPVNLGMACPKGWEALSVLDSPDRAISPLVKKSPNHWEPVDWDSALSLFTSKFKAIQEKHGDDSVAFLSTGQMVTEEMAFLGALAKFGMGMKHGDGNTRQCMASAVTAYKQSFGFDSPPFTYQDLEESDVLVFVGANPCIAHPIMWERVMRNPHSPEIIVVDPRKTETAMQSTLHLQIAPKSDLPLFYGIAQLLIEKGYLDADYVRAHTEGFDEFKAHVRDYPLERITAETGLSREKIERFVELIHEGKRVSFWWTMGVNQSYQGVRTAQSIINLALMTGNIGRPGTGPNSITGQCNAMGSRLFSNTTNLLGGHDFLNDRHRAKVADILSIPIDRIPSENSLPYHKIMEGILAGKIKGLWVICTNPAHSWINQGQARDILDRLDFLVVQDMYHTTETARHADLILPAAGWGEKEGTFINAERRIGRVKRIKRAPGQALSDFSIFKLIAQYWGCGEMFSQWSSPAEVFQLMKKLSAGQACDFSGIEDYSSVEEQGGIQWPFPASETAPPEPQRRLFEDGRFFHENGRARFIFSEPSKMPEAPSEQYPFVLLTGRGTASQWHTQTRTRNSDVLKKLYPQRIYVEINPEDARHNSVQPNDWIIVESQRGRLKARAFITQSVQPGQLFIPMHYEATNQLTDAVFDPHSSQPSYKCCAVRISAE; the protein is encoded by the coding sequence ATGTCTATTATCGATCAATCAAAATTAAGCTCTCTGATTCATCAGAAAGAGGGACACCTCACCAGAGAATTACTGCTCTCACCCGGCGGATTCGGTCTGGGAAAGGTGCCTGAGAAAAATCTGCCGGATGCGACGACCCAGATGGTTTGCGGCTTCTGTGGCACCGGTTGTAACCTGAATATCCATCTCAAAAACGGAGAAGGGGTCTGCATCAGCCCGACGACGGAATATCCCGTCAACCTGGGCATGGCCTGTCCCAAAGGCTGGGAAGCGCTGTCGGTGCTCGATTCGCCGGACCGCGCGATCAGCCCGCTGGTTAAAAAATCTCCCAATCACTGGGAACCGGTCGACTGGGATTCCGCACTGAGCCTGTTCACCAGCAAATTTAAAGCGATCCAGGAAAAACATGGCGACGATTCGGTCGCCTTTTTGAGTACCGGTCAGATGGTGACCGAGGAAATGGCCTTCCTGGGCGCGCTGGCCAAATTCGGCATGGGTATGAAACACGGCGACGGAAATACCCGGCAGTGTATGGCTTCAGCAGTCACCGCCTACAAGCAGTCGTTCGGCTTTGATTCGCCCCCCTTTACGTACCAGGACCTTGAAGAATCAGACGTGCTGGTGTTTGTGGGCGCGAATCCCTGTATCGCGCATCCAATCATGTGGGAACGCGTGATGCGGAATCCGCATTCACCGGAAATCATCGTGGTCGATCCCCGGAAGACGGAAACCGCCATGCAGTCCACACTGCATCTGCAGATCGCACCCAAATCGGATCTGCCTCTGTTTTACGGAATTGCTCAGCTGCTGATCGAGAAAGGCTATCTCGATGCGGATTATGTACGTGCCCATACCGAAGGCTTCGACGAGTTCAAAGCGCATGTCCGCGACTATCCACTGGAGCGCATCACCGCAGAGACCGGCTTGAGTCGGGAAAAGATTGAACGGTTCGTTGAACTGATTCACGAAGGGAAACGGGTTTCTTTCTGGTGGACGATGGGCGTGAACCAGAGTTACCAGGGAGTTCGCACCGCGCAGTCCATTATAAACCTGGCCCTGATGACGGGGAATATCGGTCGGCCCGGCACCGGTCCCAATTCCATCACCGGACAGTGCAATGCGATGGGCTCGCGACTCTTCAGTAACACCACCAATCTGCTCGGCGGACATGATTTTCTGAATGACCGCCATCGTGCGAAGGTTGCTGATATTCTTTCGATTCCCATCGACCGGATCCCGTCCGAGAACAGTTTGCCTTACCATAAAATCATGGAAGGGATTCTGGCCGGCAAAATCAAAGGGCTGTGGGTCATCTGCACGAACCCTGCGCATTCCTGGATTAACCAGGGTCAGGCCCGTGATATTCTGGACCGCCTCGATTTCCTGGTGGTTCAGGACATGTACCACACCACCGAGACCGCCCGACATGCGGATCTGATTCTCCCCGCTGCCGGCTGGGGTGAAAAAGAGGGGACCTTCATCAATGCGGAACGCCGCATCGGGCGTGTCAAACGGATCAAACGGGCGCCGGGACAGGCGTTGTCTGATTTCTCGATCTTCAAACTGATCGCCCAGTACTGGGGCTGTGGAGAGATGTTCTCCCAGTGGAGTTCCCCGGCCGAAGTGTTTCAGCTCATGAAAAAACTGAGTGCCGGACAGGCCTGTGATTTCTCGGGCATTGAAGACTATTCCTCGGTCGAAGAGCAGGGGGGCATACAATGGCCGTTTCCTGCGAGTGAAACAGCGCCCCCGGAGCCTCAGCGACGACTGTTTGAAGATGGTCGCTTCTTCCATGAAAACGGACGGGCCCGGTTCATTTTTTCCGAACCCTCCAAAATGCCGGAAGCCCCCAGCGAACAGTATCCCTTCGTATTACTGACAGGCCGCGGCACCGCTTCACAATGGCATACACAGACCCGAACCCGCAATTCGGATGTGTTGAAGAAGCTCTATCCCCAGCGGATTTATGTGGAAATCAATCCGGAAGACGCACGTCATAACTCCGTTCAACCCAACGACTGGATTATCGTGGAGTCACAGCGCGGCCGTCTCAAAGCCCGCGCGTTTATTACACAGTCGGTTCAGCCGGGACAGCTTTTTATTCCCATGCACTATGAGGCGACCAATCAACTGACCGACGCTGTCTTTGATCCGCATTCCAGCCAGCCTTCGTATAAATGCTGTGCTGTTCGGATCAGCGCAGAATAA
- a CDS encoding RNA polymerase sigma factor yields MATGNDGKLAPEIVHQLFETHAGELRAFLTGMLRDHDLADEAFQLTFSKALQSGGQSREETRKGWLFRVAYHEAMALIRRNKIHRKSLNDLCQMTSGSLNESPDQRLLDQEHQEQIRQALASLPENQRVVVIARIYENRTFKEISEELEIPLGTVLTRMRLAIKTLSRQLDPPSHES; encoded by the coding sequence TTGGCCACCGGTAACGATGGCAAGCTCGCCCCCGAGATCGTCCATCAGCTGTTTGAGACACACGCAGGCGAATTGCGCGCTTTTTTGACGGGAATGCTCCGCGACCACGATCTGGCAGACGAGGCTTTCCAGCTCACCTTTTCCAAGGCACTCCAGTCCGGAGGTCAGTCCCGGGAAGAGACCCGTAAGGGCTGGCTGTTTCGTGTCGCCTACCATGAAGCGATGGCATTGATTCGTCGCAATAAAATCCACCGGAAATCGTTAAACGATCTCTGCCAGATGACCAGCGGGTCTCTGAACGAGTCACCAGATCAACGGCTTCTGGATCAGGAACATCAGGAACAGATCCGACAGGCCCTCGCAAGTCTGCCGGAAAACCAGCGGGTGGTTGTAATCGCCCGCATTTATGAAAACAGGACCTTCAAAGAGATCTCCGAAGAGCTGGAGATCCCCCTGGGAACCGTCCTGACAAGAATGAGGCTCGCAATAAAAACACTGTCCCGGCAACTCGATCCTCCCTCACATGAGTCCTGA
- a CDS encoding alpha/beta hydrolase, producing the protein MNLLQTQSMHLKAGIFCFLLLFVSPAFGQGVPPAPGCDQEPGQCLNTPACTSCVPDINYWVVSSRCCPQKSNCCCPSCEFDVYHSAEAGQVTEQSMESMLQSLDPNAPICIMVHGSLVKWEDVLLDSYNTYLWLKAAAPQKPLNVIFFSWPSDDTPTKIIPVDVHILGKRAEFNGHYLAQLIAALPPHHQISLLGHSHGARLVASTMHLIGGGSIQGISLSDCGIHICCHCRHFRIVFAAAAFNHNWLNPGERYGCGLNCTDCLVNLRNHKDRVLLLYPVLAPASRRALARTGFTWMDRRKLGEDTNRVNDIDVSDCVGAGHMFPNYYSHPEIAETIVPAIYFSN; encoded by the coding sequence ATGAATTTACTGCAAACTCAATCCATGCATCTGAAAGCGGGCATTTTCTGTTTCCTGCTGCTGTTCGTCTCTCCTGCATTCGGACAGGGTGTGCCGCCAGCCCCCGGCTGTGATCAGGAACCGGGGCAATGCCTGAATACCCCCGCCTGCACTTCCTGTGTCCCGGACATCAACTACTGGGTTGTCAGCAGCCGCTGCTGTCCCCAGAAAAGTAATTGCTGCTGTCCCAGCTGTGAGTTTGACGTCTATCATTCCGCTGAAGCGGGACAGGTGACCGAACAGTCGATGGAGAGCATGCTGCAATCCCTGGATCCAAACGCCCCGATCTGTATCATGGTTCATGGCAGTCTGGTCAAGTGGGAGGATGTGCTGCTCGATTCCTATAATACGTATCTCTGGCTGAAAGCGGCTGCACCGCAGAAGCCGTTAAACGTGATTTTCTTCTCTTGGCCCAGTGACGATACGCCGACTAAAATCATCCCCGTTGATGTCCACATTCTGGGAAAACGGGCTGAATTTAACGGTCACTACCTAGCGCAACTGATCGCCGCTCTTCCGCCGCACCACCAGATCAGTCTACTGGGCCACAGCCACGGTGCCCGGCTGGTGGCTTCAACGATGCACTTGATTGGAGGCGGCAGCATTCAGGGTATCTCGCTCTCGGATTGCGGTATCCACATCTGTTGCCACTGCCGTCATTTTCGGATCGTCTTCGCCGCTGCTGCATTCAATCATAACTGGCTGAACCCGGGAGAACGTTACGGGTGCGGTTTGAACTGTACCGACTGCCTGGTCAACTTAAGAAATCACAAAGACCGGGTCCTGCTGCTTTATCCGGTCCTGGCACCAGCCTCACGGCGGGCACTCGCCCGTACCGGGTTTACCTGGATGGACAGGCGGAAGCTGGGAGAGGATACAAATCGGGTGAATGATATCGATGTCTCGGATTGCGTGGGAGCAGGTCACATGTTCCCCAACTATTACAGTCACCCTGAAATCGCCGAAACCATCGTGCCCGCCATCTATTTCAGCAACTGA
- the nirB gene encoding nitrite reductase large subunit NirB, with translation MIHQNFDTRQNVVVIGNGMVGLRFCEQLVDKDQQQEYQITTFCEEPRAAYDRVGLTQFFAHNDAEKLMLARKEWYADNQIDLHLSDRAVSIDRENKIVRSQKGVEIPYDKVVIATGSYPFVPDVPGIKNRGVFVYRTINDLEQIIAYAKQSKTAAVIGGGLLGLEAAKAALDLGLQTHVLEFAPRLMPRQIDDAGSKILVQKIEELGVQVHLNKATQKVLGESSVEGILFQDGSDLELDMIIVSAGIRPRDELARECDLEVGPRGGILVNDHLQTSDPDIYAVGEVALHSGMVYGLVAPGYQMAEVAATHLCHGEAEFKGSDLSTKLKLMGVDVASFGDYEAGPDVSKSLTFEDPFKGVYKKLVFNPDGTRLIGGILIGDASDYGSLSMLAKSDDKLPCSPHELVIGSGGGIPGGNAADMPDEAQICSCNNVSKGQICSAIQEQELTSVDQVKACTKAGGGCGGCMPLVTDLFKAEMAAAGITVNNHLCEHFEFSRTELFNIIKVKKLKTFTEVIADCGSGAGCEVCKPTVASILASLWNEHIVDHAPLQDTNDRFLANMQRGGLYSVVPRVPGGEITPEKLIVLGEVAQEFGLYTKITGGQRVDLFGAEVHDLPKIWEKLIDAGFESGHAYGKALRTVKSCVGTTWCRYGVGDSVGFAIRLEERYRGIRAPHKIKGGVSGCVRECAEAQSKDFGLIATENGYNLCICGNGGAKPRHADLFASDLDEETCIKYLDRFLMFYIQTADKLTRTATWLEKLEGGIDYLREVVIEDKLGICAELETMMQSLVDTYHCEWKEVVDNPAKRRLFEQFVNTDEHESSIELIPQRGQKRPIDWAPDFIPLESLQDAEPPASEKDESPREWVKVGVVSDFPAESGSTVKYGNSQLAVFNFQSRGEWFACQQMCPHKQAMVLSRGILGDAQGIPKVACPLHKKTFSLENGSCLSGEEEYAVNVFNVKVDEQENVYLELPEVEVLDELINQTVCAGAH, from the coding sequence GTGATTCATCAGAACTTCGACACCAGGCAAAATGTCGTCGTCATTGGCAACGGGATGGTCGGCTTGCGTTTTTGCGAGCAACTCGTTGATAAGGACCAGCAACAGGAATATCAAATCACCACGTTTTGCGAGGAACCCCGGGCCGCTTATGACCGGGTCGGCCTGACTCAGTTTTTTGCACACAATGATGCTGAAAAACTGATGCTGGCCCGTAAAGAATGGTATGCGGATAACCAGATCGACCTGCACCTCTCGGACCGGGCGGTCAGCATCGATCGGGAAAACAAGATCGTCCGTTCCCAGAAAGGGGTCGAGATCCCCTATGACAAAGTGGTGATCGCCACCGGTTCCTACCCCTTCGTTCCGGATGTGCCGGGTATCAAAAATCGCGGCGTGTTCGTGTACCGAACCATCAACGACCTGGAACAGATCATCGCTTACGCGAAGCAGTCCAAAACCGCTGCCGTAATCGGCGGGGGGCTGCTCGGTCTCGAAGCTGCCAAAGCGGCCCTGGATCTCGGACTGCAGACACACGTCCTGGAATTCGCCCCGCGACTCATGCCGCGACAGATTGATGACGCGGGTTCGAAAATTCTGGTGCAGAAGATCGAAGAACTGGGCGTGCAGGTCCATCTGAATAAAGCTACTCAGAAAGTACTGGGAGAGTCCAGTGTTGAAGGCATCCTGTTCCAGGATGGCTCTGATCTTGAACTGGACATGATCATTGTCTCAGCCGGGATTCGTCCCCGGGATGAACTCGCACGTGAATGCGATCTGGAAGTCGGCCCGCGCGGCGGGATCCTGGTCAACGATCACCTGCAGACCTCTGACCCGGATATCTATGCCGTCGGGGAAGTCGCCCTGCATTCCGGTATGGTTTATGGTCTGGTTGCCCCCGGTTACCAGATGGCTGAAGTTGCAGCGACGCATCTCTGTCATGGGGAAGCGGAATTCAAGGGCAGTGATCTCTCGACCAAATTGAAACTGATGGGTGTCGATGTGGCCAGTTTCGGCGATTACGAAGCGGGTCCCGATGTCTCCAAAAGTCTGACTTTTGAAGACCCGTTCAAGGGGGTCTACAAAAAGCTGGTATTCAATCCCGACGGAACCCGACTGATCGGCGGTATCCTGATTGGAGATGCCTCCGACTATGGCAGCCTGTCAATGCTGGCCAAGTCAGACGATAAGCTGCCCTGCAGCCCGCACGAACTGGTAATAGGAAGCGGAGGGGGTATTCCGGGCGGGAATGCCGCAGACATGCCGGATGAAGCACAGATCTGCTCGTGCAATAACGTGAGCAAAGGACAGATCTGTTCCGCCATCCAGGAACAGGAACTGACTTCGGTGGATCAGGTCAAAGCCTGCACAAAAGCGGGCGGAGGGTGTGGCGGCTGTATGCCCCTGGTCACCGATCTGTTCAAAGCGGAAATGGCGGCAGCCGGGATCACTGTCAATAATCATCTGTGTGAACACTTCGAGTTTTCTCGTACCGAACTGTTCAATATTATCAAAGTCAAAAAACTGAAAACCTTTACCGAGGTGATCGCCGATTGCGGTTCAGGTGCCGGCTGTGAGGTCTGCAAACCGACGGTGGCTTCAATTCTGGCCAGCCTCTGGAACGAACACATTGTCGATCATGCACCGCTGCAGGATACGAATGACCGTTTCCTCGCGAATATGCAGCGGGGAGGCCTGTATTCAGTAGTGCCCCGCGTTCCCGGCGGTGAGATTACTCCCGAGAAACTGATTGTTCTGGGTGAAGTCGCTCAGGAATTCGGGCTCTATACCAAAATCACGGGGGGACAGCGGGTCGACCTGTTTGGTGCCGAAGTCCACGATCTCCCCAAAATCTGGGAAAAGCTGATCGATGCCGGCTTTGAGAGCGGCCATGCGTACGGCAAAGCCCTGCGGACGGTCAAAAGCTGTGTGGGGACTACCTGGTGCCGCTACGGTGTGGGAGATTCGGTCGGTTTTGCAATTCGCCTCGAAGAACGCTATCGCGGAATTCGCGCACCTCATAAAATCAAAGGTGGCGTTTCGGGCTGCGTCCGCGAATGTGCGGAAGCTCAGAGTAAAGACTTCGGGCTGATTGCGACTGAAAACGGATACAACCTTTGCATTTGTGGAAATGGAGGGGCCAAGCCTCGACACGCCGACCTGTTTGCTTCGGACCTCGACGAAGAAACCTGTATTAAATATCTGGATCGCTTCCTGATGTTTTATATTCAGACTGCAGACAAACTGACCCGGACCGCCACCTGGCTGGAAAAGCTGGAAGGGGGTATCGATTACCTGCGGGAAGTGGTCATCGAAGACAAACTGGGGATCTGCGCAGAGCTCGAAACCATGATGCAGTCACTGGTCGATACCTATCACTGCGAGTGGAAAGAGGTCGTCGACAATCCTGCCAAACGGCGACTGTTCGAACAGTTTGTCAATACCGACGAGCACGAATCGTCGATCGAACTCATTCCCCAGCGCGGCCAGAAACGGCCCATTGACTGGGCGCCCGATTTCATTCCGCTGGAAAGTCTCCAGGATGCCGAACCACCTGCGTCTGAGAAAGACGAATCGCCGCGCGAATGGGTCAAAGTGGGTGTCGTCAGCGATTTCCCTGCCGAATCCGGTTCGACAGTCAAATACGGCAACTCTCAACTGGCTGTCTTCAACTTCCAGAGTCGTGGGGAATGGTTTGCCTGTCAGCAGATGTGCCCGCATAAGCAGGCGATGGTCCTGTCGCGCGGCATTCTGGGAGACGCACAGGGCATTCCCAAAGTTGCCTGCCCGCTCCACAAGAAGACGTTTTCCCTGGAAAACGGTTCCTGCCTGAGCGGGGAAGAAGAATATGCAGTCAATGTATTCAATGTTAAAGTCGACGAACAGGAAAATGTCTATCTCGAGCTGCCTGAAGTTGAGGTACTCGATGAATTAATCAATCAAACAGTATGTGCTGGCGCTCACTAA
- a CDS encoding DmsC/YnfH family molybdoenzyme membrane anchor subunit, whose translation MSFNYDEHNSSADSPLDEHTSGSQGTATCHQEFDLINLLLEEQQTLTAVDEFARQYESQALPAQSRYYADLIPSKSPQSGEQYAFQVDLDRCSGCKACVTACHSLNGLDENETWRDVGLLIGGTSQEPIYQHVTTACHHCLDPGCMQACPVNAYEKDPITGIVKHLDDQCFGCQYCTLACPYDVPKYHSKKGIVRKCDMCSQRLTDGEAPACVQACPHQAISIDIVNKEQVLADSEVNAFLPAAPDPQHTYPTTTYKSRKPFPRNTIPADYYSASPQHAHLPLVIMLVLTQLSVGAFLTGSILEYFLSTETTSVMTRLSATTAMVFGLLALGASTLHLGRPLYAFRGILGLRHSWLSREILAFGVFAGAAQTYAALTWFAGSMLPNWQQWQPLAGWMVSLLGVVGIFCSIMIYVFTKREFWSFETTTTKFALTAALLGIASTWVVIFLLNLTVDSAATNLLLAQAGPLLSKALIVTSVIKLSFEASIFRYLLRRQNSPLKRSALLMSGELSNVTLARFACGILGGILMPLFLLNHQTQPVQNLILFFIVGILFIACLAGELLERYLFFSAVAAPRMPGVIH comes from the coding sequence ATGAGCTTCAACTACGACGAACATAATTCCAGTGCCGACTCGCCTCTGGATGAACATACATCGGGATCACAGGGAACGGCCACCTGCCATCAGGAATTCGATCTGATTAATCTGCTGCTGGAAGAGCAGCAGACGCTGACAGCCGTCGACGAATTTGCCCGGCAATACGAATCGCAGGCGCTACCGGCCCAGTCACGCTATTATGCTGACCTGATCCCCTCCAAGTCGCCCCAGTCGGGAGAGCAATACGCCTTCCAGGTTGACCTGGACCGCTGCTCGGGCTGTAAAGCCTGTGTCACTGCCTGCCACTCACTGAACGGGCTGGATGAAAACGAAACCTGGCGCGATGTCGGTCTGCTGATCGGGGGGACGAGCCAGGAGCCGATTTATCAGCATGTGACGACTGCCTGTCATCATTGCCTGGACCCAGGCTGTATGCAGGCCTGTCCCGTGAATGCGTATGAAAAAGATCCCATTACCGGTATCGTCAAGCATTTGGACGACCAGTGCTTTGGCTGCCAGTACTGCACGCTGGCCTGTCCCTACGACGTTCCCAAGTATCACAGTAAAAAGGGCATTGTCCGCAAATGCGACATGTGCAGTCAGCGGTTGACTGACGGGGAGGCGCCCGCCTGTGTGCAGGCCTGTCCGCATCAGGCAATTTCGATCGATATTGTCAACAAGGAGCAGGTGCTCGCCGACTCGGAGGTCAACGCGTTTCTGCCCGCCGCTCCCGATCCGCAGCATACCTACCCGACGACGACTTATAAGTCACGTAAGCCGTTCCCACGCAATACGATTCCGGCAGACTACTATTCAGCCAGCCCGCAACATGCCCACCTTCCACTGGTGATCATGCTGGTCTTGACCCAACTTTCGGTCGGTGCGTTTCTCACCGGTTCCATCCTCGAGTATTTTCTCAGCACGGAAACAACTTCGGTGATGACGCGCCTGTCAGCGACAACCGCGATGGTCTTTGGTCTGCTTGCCCTGGGGGCGAGCACGCTGCACCTGGGACGTCCCCTGTATGCCTTCCGGGGTATTCTGGGCCTCAGACATTCCTGGCTGAGTCGGGAAATCCTGGCATTTGGCGTCTTTGCCGGTGCCGCTCAGACCTATGCTGCGCTGACCTGGTTTGCCGGATCTATGCTCCCGAACTGGCAGCAGTGGCAACCACTGGCCGGCTGGATGGTCAGCCTGCTGGGAGTGGTGGGGATTTTCTGCTCGATCATGATTTATGTTTTCACCAAACGCGAATTCTGGAGCTTTGAAACAACGACAACCAAGTTTGCGTTGACTGCCGCTCTGTTGGGGATTGCCTCGACCTGGGTAGTGATCTTTCTGTTGAACCTGACGGTCGATTCTGCCGCCACAAATCTGCTGCTGGCACAGGCGGGGCCCTTATTGTCCAAGGCTCTGATTGTGACTTCTGTCATCAAGCTGAGTTTTGAGGCATCCATTTTCCGTTATCTGCTCCGGCGTCAAAACTCTCCTTTGAAGCGTTCGGCTTTACTGATGAGCGGTGAACTCTCAAATGTCACGCTCGCCCGTTTTGCCTGCGGCATCCTGGGAGGGATTCTGATGCCTCTGTTTTTACTGAACCACCAGACGCAACCGGTTCAGAACCTGATTCTGTTTTTCATCGTTGGTATTTTATTCATAGCCTGTTTAGCTGGTGAACTCCTGGAACGTTATCTGTTCTTCTCTGCGGTTGCCGCTCCCCGCATGCCTGGCGTTATCCACTAA
- a CDS encoding ferredoxin reductase translates to MILSKPEDERKQNEKLVTLSVCDVIQEADDVCTFRLDNQAGLLSPHQPGMFIKVCLDIRGNEVWRSFSISSSPFQPEQIDLTIKRNREGQASNYFFEQVQRGSQIRLKGPLGQFYYDPELHTEPLVLLCAGIGITPMMSIVRYLKDLDQNRACFLFYGARTHQDIIFDQETRQLMTQLPGFHYFLTLSQPVPHWLGYCGHLNFDFIISRIPQVTSCRFFLCGPREFNQEFSDRLQETGAPSELIHSEQFHKKRKIS, encoded by the coding sequence ATGATCCTATCGAAACCGGAAGACGAACGAAAACAAAACGAAAAACTGGTAACCCTTTCTGTTTGTGATGTGATTCAGGAGGCCGACGATGTCTGCACGTTTCGTCTGGACAACCAGGCAGGCCTGTTATCTCCGCATCAGCCAGGCATGTTTATTAAAGTCTGTCTGGATATCCGGGGGAATGAAGTCTGGCGGAGCTTTTCCATCAGTTCCTCTCCTTTCCAACCGGAACAGATTGACCTGACGATTAAACGTAACCGGGAAGGGCAGGCCAGTAATTATTTTTTTGAACAGGTCCAGCGTGGCAGTCAGATTCGACTCAAAGGACCTTTGGGCCAGTTTTACTATGATCCGGAACTCCACACCGAGCCGTTAGTCCTGCTCTGTGCCGGGATCGGAATCACTCCCATGATGAGTATCGTCCGCTATCTGAAAGATTTAGATCAGAATCGAGCCTGCTTTCTGTTCTACGGCGCACGTACGCACCAGGATATCATCTTCGATCAGGAAACCAGACAACTGATGACCCAGTTGCCGGGGTTTCACTATTTCCTGACACTTTCACAGCCGGTACCACACTGGCTGGGCTACTGCGGGCATCTCAATTTTGATTTTATCATTTCCCGCATCCCACAAGTTACCAGCTGTCGTTTCTTTTTGTGTGGTCCCCGTGAGTTCAATCAGGAATTCAGTGATCGACTGCAGGAAACGGGTGCCCCTTCCGAATTGATTCACAGTGAGCAATTCCATAAAAAACGTAAAATCAGTTAG
- a CDS encoding MFS transporter produces the protein MEIQNKATRINLFNFSTPQMRAFHMSWFAFFLCFFAWFGIAPLMSIVREEMHLTKEQVGWCIIGSVAITVIARLFIGWLCDQIGPRLAYTWLLVLGAIPVMGIGFAHDYTTFLIFRIAIGAIGASFVITQYHTSLMFAPNCVGTANATTAGWGNLGGGVTQMVMPLIFGMFVGILGFSDTMGWRASMFLAGLVCALTGIAYYFLTQDAPDGNFKELREAGKLTQKEQQKGMFLKVCKDYRVWALFVIYGACFGIELTINNVAALYFLDYFDYFKNMDATKAVKTAGLMAGIFGLMNIFARTLGGIFGDRFGQKWGLSGRVKWLFIAIFCEGIALMVFSQMSVLALALPSLIVFSLFVQMSEGATYSVVPFINKKALGAVSGIVGAGGNAGAVTAGFLFKTQAINWPTALFILGAIVTCCAFLTFLVRFSEEMEEEARLAHETAITVKSGEKELAASMGQ, from the coding sequence ATGGAAATTCAAAACAAAGCAACCCGGATCAATCTTTTTAATTTTTCAACACCACAAATGCGGGCATTTCACATGTCCTGGTTTGCTTTTTTCTTATGCTTCTTTGCCTGGTTCGGCATCGCGCCGCTGATGTCCATTGTTCGTGAAGAAATGCATCTGACCAAAGAACAGGTTGGCTGGTGCATTATCGGCTCGGTTGCGATTACCGTGATCGCACGACTGTTTATCGGCTGGCTCTGCGACCAGATCGGCCCCCGACTGGCCTATACCTGGCTGCTCGTCCTGGGAGCGATTCCCGTGATGGGCATCGGCTTCGCTCATGATTATACCACCTTCCTGATCTTTCGCATCGCGATTGGTGCCATCGGGGCCTCCTTTGTCATTACCCAGTATCACACATCGTTGATGTTCGCCCCGAACTGTGTGGGAACGGCGAATGCCACCACCGCCGGCTGGGGGAACCTGGGGGGTGGTGTGACACAGATGGTCATGCCGCTGATCTTCGGCATGTTTGTCGGCATCCTTGGTTTCAGTGACACCATGGGCTGGCGGGCATCGATGTTCCTCGCCGGTCTGGTCTGTGCCCTGACCGGGATCGCCTATTATTTTCTGACCCAGGATGCTCCCGACGGCAACTTTAAAGAACTCAGAGAAGCCGGCAAGCTGACTCAGAAAGAACAGCAGAAGGGGATGTTCCTGAAAGTCTGCAAAGACTACCGCGTCTGGGCTCTGTTTGTGATCTATGGTGCCTGTTTTGGCATCGAACTGACCATTAACAATGTTGCTGCGCTCTACTTCCTGGATTACTTCGATTATTTCAAAAACATGGACGCGACCAAAGCCGTCAAAACGGCCGGTCTGATGGCAGGGATATTCGGTCTGATGAATATCTTCGCCCGTACGCTGGGGGGCATCTTCGGCGACCGCTTTGGCCAAAAGTGGGGATTGAGCGGCCGCGTCAAATGGCTGTTCATCGCGATTTTCTGTGAGGGCATCGCACTGATGGTCTTCTCACAGATGAGTGTCCTTGCCCTGGCGCTGCCTTCGCTGATCGTCTTCAGTCTGTTCGTGCAGATGTCTGAAGGTGCTACTTACTCCGTCGTACCTTTCATCAACAAGAAAGCACTGGGGGCCGTATCGGGCATCGTGGGAGCCGGTGGTAACGCAGGTGCCGTGACCGCAGGCTTCCTGTTTAAAACCCAGGCGATCAACTGGCCCACCGCCTTATTCATTCTTGGTGCGATTGTGACCTGCTGTGCCTTCCTGACCTTCCTCGTGCGGTTCAGCGAAGAAATGGAAGAGGAAGCCCGCCTGGCTCATGAAACTGCCATCACAGTCAAATCAGGGGAAAAAGAACTGGCTGCCTCGATGGGGCAATAA